Proteins from a genomic interval of Vibrio casei:
- a CDS encoding heme ABC transporter ATP-binding protein, with product MIFPTKNKLTNPSKQINRTVNAITASNLNLKYGSKVILNNINIEIKAGQVTALLGPNGAGKSSLLKILCGEHELNNPQSLNPPAIQYFGKPSTEWNKSILAKHLGMLPQHSTLSFPFLVKEVVKLGGLPLTISNVELQNTSEEFMLNVGIDHLKNRLYPSLSGGEKQRVHLARVLTQLSQSNENKIFMLDEPTSALDLSHQHNTLMLARKMAKSGATIVVVLHDLNLASQYADRILLLNEGKIVADGSPWQTLTSENIENVYQQKTMIMTHPQYNIPVIIPI from the coding sequence ATGATCTTTCCTACAAAGAACAAACTTACGAATCCAAGCAAACAAATCAACAGAACGGTTAATGCTATTACAGCGTCTAATCTGAACCTAAAATATGGCTCCAAAGTCATTCTCAATAATATCAATATTGAAATAAAAGCGGGACAAGTAACGGCATTATTAGGCCCAAATGGAGCAGGAAAAAGCAGTTTACTGAAAATATTATGCGGAGAACATGAGTTAAATAATCCTCAAAGTCTCAATCCCCCTGCCATTCAATATTTTGGGAAACCAAGTACTGAATGGAACAAAAGTATACTTGCAAAGCATTTAGGTATGTTACCCCAGCACAGCACACTTTCATTTCCTTTTCTGGTTAAAGAAGTAGTCAAACTTGGTGGATTACCTCTGACTATTTCTAACGTTGAACTTCAAAATACATCAGAAGAATTCATGCTAAATGTCGGCATAGATCATCTTAAAAATCGCCTTTACCCTTCGTTATCTGGTGGCGAAAAACAAAGAGTTCACCTTGCAAGAGTACTAACGCAATTGAGCCAATCGAATGAAAATAAAATCTTCATGCTCGATGAACCGACTTCCGCCTTAGACTTATCGCACCAACATAATACTTTAATGCTGGCAAGAAAAATGGCAAAGTCAGGAGCCACAATTGTGGTAGTTCTGCATGATCTTAACCTCGCTTCACAATACGCCGACAGAATTCTATTACTTAATGAAGGAAAAATTGTCGCTGATGGGTCACCGTGGCAAACGTTAACATCTGAAAATATAGAAAATGTATACCAACAAAAAACAATGATAATGACACATCCTCAATATAATATTCCGGTTATCATTCCAATTTAA
- a CDS encoding DUF406 family protein, which yields MTTEVETTENEVCEACGCSAEMGFIIKEGDDIAEVTIFAQGKEILLAQLEPYLKLAERVNPNYEHQIDDLSEDENKLTAKIKFECSAEKLIFELQSRSLNC from the coding sequence ATGACAACTGAAGTAGAAACCACAGAAAACGAAGTTTGTGAAGCATGTGGTTGCAGCGCAGAAATGGGATTTATTATTAAAGAAGGTGACGATATCGCAGAAGTCACCATTTTTGCCCAAGGAAAAGAAATTTTACTTGCTCAGCTTGAACCTTATTTAAAATTAGCAGAGCGCGTTAATCCAAACTACGAACACCAGATTGATGATCTTTCAGAAGATGAAAATAAACTGACGGCTAAAATTAAATTTGAATGTAGTGCCGAAAAGTTAATATTTGAATTGCAAAGTCGCTCATTAAACTGCTAA
- a CDS encoding acetate/propionate family kinase, whose product MSNQYVLVINSGSSSLKFAVINSKTGEAVLTGLGECFGLEDSRMSWKYQGNKQQTSIVGEENHHQLAISKLVGIVSEYALTDAVIAVGHRIVHGGEKFTKTVKINEQVLNDIEAVKELAPLHAPANVIGIKAALKAFPDLPQFAVFDTAFHQTMPAKAYTGAIDKTLYEDFGIRRYGFHGTSHYYVSREAAKMLNKPIDDSSFISVHLGNGASVCAIKNGKSVDTSMGFTPLSGLMMGTRCGDLDPGIIEFLMNKGWTQEQVFETLNKKSGFLGVSGLTSDARGILEAMEEGHEGAKLAFEVFTYRVAKYIGSYMVALDHLDGIIFTGGIGENALPIRREILKYLKIFGYKENEQADADARFGEEGIITTADSPVAMVIPTNEEFVIAQESVSLML is encoded by the coding sequence ATGTCAAATCAATATGTATTAGTTATTAACTCTGGTAGTTCATCGCTTAAATTTGCCGTCATTAATTCAAAAACTGGAGAGGCCGTTTTAACTGGGCTAGGAGAGTGCTTTGGATTAGAAGACTCTCGCATGAGTTGGAAGTATCAAGGCAACAAGCAACAAACGTCTATTGTTGGTGAAGAGAATCATCATCAATTAGCTATCAGTAAATTGGTTGGTATTGTCAGTGAATACGCTTTAACAGATGCTGTGATTGCTGTTGGGCACCGTATTGTCCATGGCGGAGAAAAATTTACGAAAACCGTTAAAATAAATGAACAAGTTCTTAATGATATTGAAGCGGTAAAAGAATTAGCACCATTACATGCCCCTGCGAATGTTATCGGTATTAAAGCTGCCTTAAAGGCTTTTCCTGATCTTCCTCAGTTTGCTGTTTTTGATACCGCTTTCCATCAAACCATGCCGGCTAAAGCTTATACTGGAGCAATAGATAAAACCTTGTATGAAGATTTTGGTATTCGTCGTTATGGTTTTCATGGTACTAGCCATTATTATGTGAGTCGTGAAGCGGCAAAAATGCTGAATAAACCAATAGATGATTCGAGTTTTATCTCTGTGCATCTTGGTAACGGCGCATCAGTTTGTGCGATTAAAAATGGTAAAAGTGTTGACACCAGTATGGGCTTCACACCACTTTCAGGCCTTATGATGGGCACACGTTGTGGTGATCTTGATCCAGGTATCATTGAGTTCTTAATGAACAAAGGTTGGACCCAAGAGCAAGTGTTCGAAACCTTGAATAAAAAATCGGGTTTTCTTGGTGTATCGGGATTAACCAGCGATGCTCGTGGGATTTTAGAGGCAATGGAAGAAGGGCATGAAGGTGCAAAATTAGCTTTTGAAGTGTTTACTTATCGCGTGGCTAAATATATTGGATCTTACATGGTAGCGCTCGATCATTTAGATGGGATTATCTTTACCGGTGGCATTGGTGAAAATGCGCTTCCAATCCGTCGTGAAATTTTAAAATACCTGAAAATCTTTGGTTATAAAGAAAATGAACAAGCGGATGCGGATGCGCGCTTTGGCGAAGAAGGGATTATTACAACAGCCGATTCACCTGTTGCTATGGTTATTCCAACCAATGAAGAATTTGTGATTGCACAAGAGTCAGTATCTTTAATGCTGTAA
- a CDS encoding DEAD/DEAH box helicase has translation MSENQIKFVDLDLNENLLTALNSMGFESPTPIQAASIPFLLQGKDALGKAQTGTGKTAAFSLPVLNKIDLNQHKPQAIVMAPTRELAIQVAAEIKVLGQNIKGLKVIEIYGGASIVDQMRALKNGSHIVVGTPGRVKDLINRRTLHLDEVKTFVLDEADEMLKMGFVDDVTWIMEQAPESAQRVLFSATMPPMVKTIVDRFLRNPARVDVAGENRTVAKVEQQYWVVKGVEKDEAMTRLLETEETDASIVFVRTRQDTERLSDWLSARGFKSAALHGDIPQAQRERTVDNIKRGVIDILVATDVVARGLDVPRITHVFNYDIPFDTESYIHRIGRTGRAGRTGKAVLLVRTNQIRMLRTIERVTKSSMEEIQLPNRDKVAEARLIKLSAELEAEKTSNTIEKFAELIEKLQVSLEVDAATLAAILLQRQQGKRPLFYTGADPMIEAIERDSKRRKERRDNPRDAGPSGRDGGRSFGGTKQDWDTYQLQVGRDSGVQVKDIVGALANELGLTKHSIGAIKLAQGHTFVQLPKAMTSEVAGKLKKLRIRQKEVSAVVCDFDDFRESRGPRTGGAPRRDGGAPRGRGGEGHRGRREGGSGTGNGERRFDRNRGPKAGKPAARPSRDV, from the coding sequence ATGTCAGAAAATCAAATTAAATTCGTCGATCTTGATCTTAACGAAAACCTTCTAACCGCACTTAACTCTATGGGTTTTGAAAGCCCAACTCCAATTCAAGCCGCTTCTATTCCTTTTCTTTTACAAGGTAAAGATGCGCTAGGTAAAGCTCAGACAGGTACTGGTAAAACAGCCGCCTTCTCTTTACCTGTTCTAAATAAAATTGACCTAAATCAACATAAACCACAAGCGATTGTGATGGCTCCAACTCGTGAGCTTGCGATTCAGGTTGCTGCTGAAATTAAAGTACTAGGCCAAAACATTAAAGGCTTAAAAGTTATTGAGATTTACGGTGGAGCTTCTATCGTGGATCAAATGCGTGCGCTTAAAAATGGCTCACACATTGTTGTTGGTACTCCTGGTCGTGTTAAAGACTTAATCAACCGTCGTACTCTGCATCTTGATGAAGTGAAAACATTCGTCCTTGATGAAGCTGATGAAATGTTGAAAATGGGTTTTGTTGACGATGTTACTTGGATCATGGAGCAAGCTCCAGAAAGTGCGCAACGCGTATTGTTCTCTGCAACTATGCCTCCAATGGTAAAAACGATTGTTGATCGTTTCTTACGTAATCCTGCTCGTGTTGATGTTGCTGGTGAAAACCGCACGGTTGCTAAAGTAGAGCAGCAATATTGGGTAGTGAAAGGCGTAGAAAAAGATGAAGCAATGACTCGTCTACTTGAAACAGAAGAAACCGATGCATCAATCGTGTTCGTTCGTACTCGTCAAGATACTGAGCGTTTATCAGATTGGTTATCAGCTCGCGGTTTTAAATCCGCTGCATTACACGGTGATATTCCTCAAGCGCAACGTGAACGCACTGTTGATAACATCAAACGTGGCGTAATTGATATCCTTGTTGCAACTGACGTTGTGGCTCGTGGACTTGATGTACCTCGTATTACTCACGTATTTAACTACGATATTCCATTCGATACTGAATCATACATCCACCGTATTGGTCGTACTGGCCGTGCTGGACGTACTGGTAAAGCCGTATTGTTGGTTCGTACTAACCAAATTCGTATGCTTCGCACGATTGAGCGTGTTACTAAATCAAGCATGGAAGAAATTCAACTTCCTAACCGCGATAAAGTGGCAGAAGCTCGTCTTATTAAGTTAAGTGCAGAATTAGAAGCAGAAAAAACTAGCAACACTATTGAGAAATTTGCTGAATTAATTGAAAAGCTTCAAGTGTCATTAGAAGTTGATGCCGCAACATTAGCTGCTATTTTATTGCAACGCCAACAAGGTAAACGTCCATTGTTCTACACTGGCGCAGATCCTATGATCGAAGCCATTGAGCGTGATAGTAAGCGTCGTAAAGAACGTCGTGATAATCCTCGTGATGCAGGTCCTAGTGGACGTGATGGCGGTCGTTCATTTGGTGGCACTAAGCAAGATTGGGATACTTACCAATTGCAAGTTGGCCGTGATAGTGGTGTCCAAGTTAAAGATATCGTTGGTGCATTGGCAAATGAACTTGGTTTAACAAAACATTCAATTGGTGCAATTAAACTGGCTCAAGGTCATACGTTTGTTCAGCTTCCAAAAGCAATGACTTCTGAAGTTGCTGGTAAGCTTAAGAAGCTGCGCATTCGTCAAAAAGAAGTAAGCGCAGTTGTATGTGATTTTGATGATTTCCGCGAATCTCGTGGTCCTCGTACTGGCGGAGCTCCACGCCGTGATGGTGGTGCTCCACGTGGTCGTGGTGGTGAAGGTCATCGTGGTCGTCGTGAGGGTGGCAGTGGTACGGGTAATGGTGAGCGTCGCTTTGATCGTAACCGTGGCCCTAAAGCTGGCAAGCCAGCCGCTCGTCCAAGTCGTGATGTATAA